In the genome of Montipora foliosa isolate CH-2021 unplaced genomic scaffold, ASM3666993v2 scaffold_264, whole genome shotgun sequence, one region contains:
- the LOC137986695 gene encoding TNF receptor-associated factor 3-like → MSYFVGDVEFVSGTLDDCYKCVKCSQILHDPMQFPCGHRCCSECVNAMFAVENGDRGKCPCDLQTFRRKEVFPDVYAKRELFEFKCFCSNKKKGCEWKGEYPRFREHYSVCAYADVSCVFSSRGCDAVVPKSELAHHIEKDCPFRLRRRTVGESARAICKTFDAKKCFQMYTPDGNCSKKDCPFRLVDCEHCELEHRAKDSSDHLKECPRILVECPHGCNRDKFFRELLPEHEKSCPKMPTVCVFSNVGCNFRGPRESLDDHIGSNAPEHLILAGDFIGVVLARLELHQKTVDSCVEANKKHEKRLSAQQTIATLNKNTLFAHQEKMVRIEGSLRHLEKILERLKKSEVGGDDVKKQLNLFDERLSIMGAEIEAMRGSRDPPRSSPSGSRESDRLDHHLRLHEIQIQEQAQAIFHLENTSYDGTYIMKIDDVQRRFQDAISGKYTRIESPPFYTSRRGYRCQMSVYLNGDGEGRGTHMSIFLVMMRGDFDAILSWPFKQKVTFTLIDQEKNNDHLDSFRPRDDDTSWRRPRSTRNVGSGMPVFILHENLSSGGYIRDDTMYIRAQIDTIGLRNL, encoded by the exons ATGTCCTATTTTGTGGGCGATGTCGAATTCGTAAGTGGAACATTGGATGATTGTTATAAGTGCGTCAAGTGCAGTCAGATTCTTCACGATCCCATGCAATTTCCGTGTGGGCATAG GTGTTGCAGCGAATGCGTAAATGCCATGTTCGCAGTGGAGAATGGCGATCGTGGAAAGTGCCCGTGCGACCTGCAAACCTTTCGACGCAAAGAAGTGTTTCCAGATGTATACGCCAAACGGGAACTGTTCGAGTTTAAGTGCTtttgttcaaacaaaaagaaagggTGCGAATGGAAGGGTGAATACCCAAGATTTCGGGAACACTACTCCGTGTGTGCTTATGCAGATGTGAGTTGCGTCTTTTCTAGTCGTGGATGCGATGCAGTCGTGCCGAAGTCCGAGTTAGCACATCACATAGAGAAAGACTGTCCGTTCAGATTG CGGAGGAGGACGGTTGGGGAAAGTGCCCGCGCGATCTGCAAAACATTCGACGCAAAGAAGTGTTTCCAGATGTATACGCCAGACGGGAACTGTTCGA AGAAAGACTGTCCGTTCAGATTGGTCGATTGCGAGCATTGCGAACTCGAACATCGAGCAAAGGACTCGTCGGATCATCTGAAAGAATGCCCCAGGATTCTCGTGGAATGTCCTCACGGTTGCAATCGAGACAAATTCTTCAGAGAATTGCTACCGGAACACGAAAAATCGTGCCCTAAAATGCCGACGGTTTGCGTTTTTAGCAATGTCGGCTGCAATTTTCGCGGTCCCAGAGAAAGTCTGGACGATCACATCGGTTCCAATGCACCCGAACATTTAATTCTTGCGGGTGATTTTATTGGAGTGGTCCTAGCACGGTTAGAGCTCCACCAAAAAACCGTAGATTCGTGCGTGGAAGCGAACAAGAAACACGAGAAACGATTGTCTGCGCAGCAAACGATTGCGACATTGAATAAAAATACGTTATTCGCGCATCAAGAAAAAATGGTCAGGATAGAGGGGAGTCTTAGGCATCTGGAAAAAATTCTCGAGCGCCTGAAGAAATCTGAGGTCGGTGGTGATGATGTTAAGAAACAATTAAACTTATTCGACGAACGGTTGTCGATAATGGGTGCAGAAATCGAGGCGATGAGGGGTTCTAGAGACCCCCCGCGATCTTCGCCATCTGGCAGTCGTGAATCGGACCGATTAGATCATCATTTAAGATTACACGAAATACAGATACAAGAGCAAGCCCAGGCTATTTTCCACTTAGAAAACACTTCGTACGATGGAACCTATATTATGAAGATTGACgatgttcaacgcagatttcaAGATGCAATTTCAGGAAAATATACACGGATAGAGAGTCCCCCTTTTTACACTTCGCGGAGAGGTTACCGATGTCAAATGTCTGTGTATCTGAACGGAGACGGAGAGGGTCGTGGAACGCACATGTCCATATTTCTCGTGATGATGCGAGGAGATTTTGACGCCATACTTTCGTGGCCTTTCAAACAGAAAGTTACGTTCACGCTTATTGACCAAGAGAAGAACAATGATCATCTGGATAGCTTCAGGCCCAGAGATGATGATACAAGCTGGAGACGGCCCCGTAGTACAAGGAACGTAGGATCGGGAATGCCAGTGTTTATCTTACACGAAAATTTGTCTTCTGGTGGATATATTCGCGACGATACGATGTACATAAGAGCGCAAATCGACACCATCGGGTTACGCAACTTGTAA